The Bos indicus x Bos taurus breed Angus x Brahman F1 hybrid chromosome 3, Bos_hybrid_MaternalHap_v2.0, whole genome shotgun sequence genome includes a window with the following:
- the TRAPPC3 gene encoding trafficking protein particle complex subunit 3 isoform X3, with translation MSSELFTLTYGALVTQLCKDYENDEDVNKQLDKMGYNIGVRLIEDFLARSNVGRCHDFRETADVIAKVAFKMYLGITPSITNWSPAGDEFSLILENNPLVDFVELPDNHSSLIYSNLLCGVLRGALEMVQMAVEAKFVQDTLKGDGVTEIRMRFIRRIEDNLPAGEE, from the exons ATG AGCTCTGAGCTCTTCACCCTGACCTACGGGGCTCTAGTTACCCAGCTCTGCAAGGACTATGAAAATGATGAAGATGTGAATAAACAGCTGGACAAAAT GGGCTATAACATTGGAGTCCGACTGATTGAAGATTTCTTGGCACGGTCAAACGTCGGGAGGTGCCATGACTTTCGGGAAACTGCAGATGTCATTGCCAAG GTGGCATTCAAGATGTACTTGGGCATCACTCCAAGCATCACCAATTGGAGCCCAGCTGGTGACGAATTCTCcctcattttggaaaataatccCTTGGTGGACTTCGTGGAACTTCCTGATAACCACTCATCCCTTATTTATTCCAATCTCTTGTGTGGGGTGTTGCGAGGAGCCTTGGAGATG gtccagatggctgtGGAGGCCAAATTTGTCCAGGATACCCTGAAAGGAGATGGTGTGACAGAAATCCGGATGAGGTTCATCAGGCGGATTGAGGACAACCTCCCAGCTGGAGAGGAATGA
- the TRAPPC3 gene encoding trafficking protein particle complex subunit 3 isoform X1 yields MIQDYCKLRTPPSGHKPGDREPCYKSSLCAEHSGSCSWAALRRGVTSGTVGCCGSAFIARELPSSAGLRVPWCPAASCAGASSELFTLTYGALVTQLCKDYENDEDVNKQLDKMGYNIGVRLIEDFLARSNVGRCHDFRETADVIAKVAFKMYLGITPSITNWSPAGDEFSLILENNPLVDFVELPDNHSSLIYSNLLCGVLRGALEMVQMAVEAKFVQDTLKGDGVTEIRMRFIRRIEDNLPAGEE; encoded by the exons ATGATACAGGATTACTGCAAGTTGCGGACGCCACCCAGTGGCCATAAACCAGGCGATAGGGAGCCATGTTACAAGAGTTCTCTGTGCGCGGAGCATTCTGGGAGTTGTAGTTGGGCTGCACTAAGGCGTGGTGTTACCAGTGGGACTGTTGGGTGCTGTGGTTCGGCGTTTATTGCGCGGGAATTACCCTCGTCTGCCGGACTACGAGTCCCGTGGTGCCCCGCGGCCAGCTGCGCAGGCGCG AGCTCTGAGCTCTTCACCCTGACCTACGGGGCTCTAGTTACCCAGCTCTGCAAGGACTATGAAAATGATGAAGATGTGAATAAACAGCTGGACAAAAT GGGCTATAACATTGGAGTCCGACTGATTGAAGATTTCTTGGCACGGTCAAACGTCGGGAGGTGCCATGACTTTCGGGAAACTGCAGATGTCATTGCCAAG GTGGCATTCAAGATGTACTTGGGCATCACTCCAAGCATCACCAATTGGAGCCCAGCTGGTGACGAATTCTCcctcattttggaaaataatccCTTGGTGGACTTCGTGGAACTTCCTGATAACCACTCATCCCTTATTTATTCCAATCTCTTGTGTGGGGTGTTGCGAGGAGCCTTGGAGATG gtccagatggctgtGGAGGCCAAATTTGTCCAGGATACCCTGAAAGGAGATGGTGTGACAGAAATCCGGATGAGGTTCATCAGGCGGATTGAGGACAACCTCCCAGCTGGAGAGGAATGA
- the TRAPPC3 gene encoding trafficking protein particle complex subunit 3 isoform X2 — MSRQANRGTESKKMSSELFTLTYGALVTQLCKDYENDEDVNKQLDKMGYNIGVRLIEDFLARSNVGRCHDFRETADVIAKVAFKMYLGITPSITNWSPAGDEFSLILENNPLVDFVELPDNHSSLIYSNLLCGVLRGALEMVQMAVEAKFVQDTLKGDGVTEIRMRFIRRIEDNLPAGEE, encoded by the exons ATGTCGAGGCAGGCGAACCGTGGCACCGAGAGCAAGAAAATG AGCTCTGAGCTCTTCACCCTGACCTACGGGGCTCTAGTTACCCAGCTCTGCAAGGACTATGAAAATGATGAAGATGTGAATAAACAGCTGGACAAAAT GGGCTATAACATTGGAGTCCGACTGATTGAAGATTTCTTGGCACGGTCAAACGTCGGGAGGTGCCATGACTTTCGGGAAACTGCAGATGTCATTGCCAAG GTGGCATTCAAGATGTACTTGGGCATCACTCCAAGCATCACCAATTGGAGCCCAGCTGGTGACGAATTCTCcctcattttggaaaataatccCTTGGTGGACTTCGTGGAACTTCCTGATAACCACTCATCCCTTATTTATTCCAATCTCTTGTGTGGGGTGTTGCGAGGAGCCTTGGAGATG gtccagatggctgtGGAGGCCAAATTTGTCCAGGATACCCTGAAAGGAGATGGTGTGACAGAAATCCGGATGAGGTTCATCAGGCGGATTGAGGACAACCTCCCAGCTGGAGAGGAATGA
- the TRAPPC3 gene encoding trafficking protein particle complex subunit 3 isoform X4 — translation MSRQANRGTESKKMSSELFTLTYGALVTQLCKDYENDEDVNKQLDKMGYNIGVRLIEDFLARSNVGRCHDFRETADVIAKVAFKMYLGITPSITNWSPAGDEFSLILENNPLVDFVELPDNHSSLIYSNLLCGVLRGALEMIRKPRCTADT, via the exons ATGTCGAGGCAGGCGAACCGTGGCACCGAGAGCAAGAAAATG AGCTCTGAGCTCTTCACCCTGACCTACGGGGCTCTAGTTACCCAGCTCTGCAAGGACTATGAAAATGATGAAGATGTGAATAAACAGCTGGACAAAAT GGGCTATAACATTGGAGTCCGACTGATTGAAGATTTCTTGGCACGGTCAAACGTCGGGAGGTGCCATGACTTTCGGGAAACTGCAGATGTCATTGCCAAG GTGGCATTCAAGATGTACTTGGGCATCACTCCAAGCATCACCAATTGGAGCCCAGCTGGTGACGAATTCTCcctcattttggaaaataatccCTTGGTGGACTTCGTGGAACTTCCTGATAACCACTCATCCCTTATTTATTCCAATCTCTTGTGTGGGGTGTTGCGAGGAGCCTTGGAGATG ataagaaaaccgAGATGCACAGCTGACACATAG